The nucleotide sequence TCAATTCAGACGCAACTTATCAATAAAGAGCTCTCACAAATATCTCATCCTTATGAGGTATTTGTGAATACTTTTAAAGTGATTTTTTAGCATGCACGAATTCCAAGACAAAGTAAAACAGTCCAAGCAACAATTGAGCTCCATAAAAGGCTTTATTGTTGCTCTTATTTTCTTTGTTATCATCATTGCTATTGCCAACCCCTTAAGTTCCTGGTTGGCTGAACGTGGGTTTAAAGAAGGTAAAACTGAATACGTTTATCTCGCGGCTGGAACTAAACGAAATTTACTCAATTATGAAACGGCTGAAGAACTTTATCGCCGACTCATAAAGACCTTTCCTCAAAAAAATGAGGCGGCTTTTTATCAACTTGCCTTTTGCCTTGATCGCCAAGCTAAAAAGAAAGAAGCTATTGAAGCTTATTCCGAGTATCTTAAATATTTTCCTTCAGGTGAATTTTCGCTAAAAGCACAAGAAAAACTGAAGGCACTCATATCTAAGAACTAGCGTTTTTCTCTGAACTAGTAATCCGGCAATGAATTAGAGATAAAAATCTTAATCGAAAATGCTGTAAGCATGACTCAATCAAGCCCAATGGCGTAAGCCTTGGGAAGTGTTATGAATGCTGTAAGCATGGATTAGAGCTTTAATACGTTCCTACAGAACTCACTAATTCTTCATTTACTCGTTTTCCCTAGCTCTGACGAACTAAGCTAAGTTAATGCGTACTTTCAGCACTAAAAAGTAAATCTAATTCCTTGCCCGATTAATAGTACCATTTTTGATTTACGTGCAAAATATCAATAATGAGACTCTATATTATCTCATAACCGAGAGCTATATATGAAACGTTTATTACTATTTTTATCGCTCCTCTTCTTTCCTTTTTTAGGAAAAACAGAGGACGTGGGCTACTTAAATTGGACAACTTTTTCAACAAAAATTGATGATGTAAAGTTAAGTTTATTTCTGGATAACCGCTTTCGCAATGGTGTTGATGATCATTATTTTCGCTTTGCTTCAATTCAATTAGCCTACCCCATTCACGATAATGTCGATATAGGCTTTAATTATAGCCGTTATGATTTAAAAGCAATTGATGGTGAATGGAAAGATGGTCGTCGCTATGAATTCGAATTAAACCCTCATTACACTTTCACAAATGACTGGAAGTTAAGTTTGCGGAATCGCTTAGAGTTCCGTAAAATTGAGGATAAAGGAAGTGATAATACTCGCTCGCGTCATCGTTTGAAAATCGATATCCCTATAAAAACGAGGTGGCAAGCTTTTAAAGGTTTCTTTGCTAGTAATGAATTTTACGTCGATTATGATGATTCGACTCGCTGGGTTGCTAATGATTTACAACCTTTTGGTCTAGATTTCCAAGTTGCCGAAAATATTTCTTTTTCTGTCTTTTACATGGAAGAATACGGGCGACTCAATGGTCAATCAAGTTGGGACTCGAGTGCACTTATCGGTACATCTCTCATCATTAATTTTTAGCTTATACACATTTTTATATCAGTAAAACAAACAAGACTCTATTAACTCATGTCGTCGCTATTTAAATAGTATTTTCATTGCTGAAAGCACAGATCAAAGATCTTGATCCATACTTTCTGCATTAATAAATCTAGTCTATTTTTTGTTAATCATATTCATGATTTGATCTTTGTATTGCCATCCAAAATAAACGATGGCTCCAATAATGGCCAATTTAATAATGAGGCTTAAGAAGCCGCCCTTCTTTTTACCGCGATAAACTTCCATATTCGCATTCGTTCTGGCATGACCTTCAGCACAAGTTGCCGAACAAAAATGACTACCATCAGATTCAACTACACAATCTTCACAAACGGGTTTACGGCAACTCAAACAAAGATTTGAGGCTGCTCTATCCGTGTGGTTTAAACAAACTTTATCTGCTACTGACATAAACGACTCCTCTGGTTTGCGTTCCTTCTATAATAAAACAAAGTTGTTAGCAAAACAAGAATTCCGAGAGTTTATGTTTGCGGATTTCGCAAGTTCCCCTGTTCAACAGCAATGGCCACTCGCACCAAAAGTGTAAAGATAAATAAACCTAAAGACCAAATTCCTACGGTCACGCATAGCTCAACCCAAGAAGGTGAATATTCAACAATTTCTCCAAGGGGTGAAGGAATGAATCCTGGGACAATTAAACCCATTCCCTTTTCGATCCAAATCCCTAAAAATAGCAATAGGCATGCAGGGTAAAGAAATACAGGATTCCTACGTAACTTATGAAAAGTCAGAGTTATTGTCGCCAAAATATTTAGACTTATTCCTGTCCAGATCCAAGGCACTAATGCATTATGACCATGTAAGCCAAAAAATAAGTATTGAGCACTCAGACTATGGTGAGTTGGTGTATAGAACTCTTTAAATAATTCTGAGCCCAACATCAATAAGTTTATTTGAGCCGCGACTGTAATAATCATCGCCATTTTATTAAAAGTTTTTGCAGGAATATCATAAGTCGTACATTTGCGAATTACCCCTAGGGCTAAAATCATAAAGGCTGGTCCACCTGCAAACGCTGATGCTAAAAATCGTGGTCCTAAAAGAGAGCTATTCCAGAATGGACGTGCAGGTAAACCCGCAAGTAAAAAAGCCGTTACCAAGTGAATCCCCACAGCCCAAAAGACTGAAAGATACATCAGCGGAACATATATTTTTTTATTAGGCTCGCGACCACAATATTTTGAATATAAAATATAGGCGGGAATACAGACGTTTATGGCTAAGTAACCATTTAAAACTATGACATCCCAGGTCAACATTGATTGAGGCCAATTAAATATTCCTACAATAGGCATCATATGCCATAAATTTTGTGGTCCACCCATATCTACAGTGACAAAGCAAAGACACATGATCAAAGCTGAAACGGCTAAGCCTTCACCAATGAGAACCGCTTTACTAAAATCCACATCATGTAATACATAAGCGGGCATAACCAACATCACCGCAGCGGCAGCAAGGCCGACTAAAAAGGTGAAGTTCGAAATATAAAGTCCCCAACTAATGTGATCATTCATACCTGTGGTAATCAAGCCTTCATCCAATTGGACTGTGTAGGCATAAAAACCGATCATCATGAATAAACTAAGAACGCCCATCCATAAATGGAAGTTTTTGTTACCTTTAGTAGCCGCAGCTAAACTATCTTTTATAAAACTTAAAAAATGCATGATTTATTCCTTCATCAATCCATGTAATACCAGAATTTTGGCTCAGTTCCCAAATCTTCTTTGAGGCGAAATACTTTTTTATTTTTAAGTATGTAGTTGAGTTCACTATCTGGATCTAGAATATTACCAAAAGTTCTAGCTCCCGTAGGACAAGCCTCTGCACAGGCAGGCTGTAAACCTTCACGAGTTCGAGAAATACAGAAAGTACATTTTTCCATTGTACCCTTAGTACGTAGGCGGTTCCCTAAATAATGCTGTTCTTTGTTAATTTCTTTAGCTGGTACTTCAGGCTCATTCCAGTTAAAACGACGCGCCCAATAAGGACAAGCTGCTTCACAATAGCGACAACCCACACACCAATCATAATCAATGACCACAATTCCATCTGGCTCTTGCCAGGTGGCTTGAACTGGACAAACCGTCGTACAAGGAGGGTTGGCACATTGAAAACATTGTGTTCCCAAATAAAAGTGCCCTTCTGCTGGAACCATGTGAGTGTAATCTGCTTTACCCTCTTCTAAATCTAAATGACCATTCTCCATTTCAAACATTCTAATATATTGCATATTAGTTTTGCGATCTTGATTATTTTCTTCTACACAAGCTTCTATGCAGTCTCCGTAACCCTGACATTTTGAGATATTAAAAGCATAACCATAAAGAGTGTTTGGCTGAGCTTTTGTGCCTTTAATTTCTGGTCTCACGCCATGATCTATCTCACTTAAGCGCTCTAGACGCTCAATACTTGCTTCGCGCTCCTTATCTGTCATTAAACGGTAATTACTTTTAAAATATTCATCCATTTTAATACCTGCACGTTCAGCTTTTTCCTCTTTTCCAAAAGAAAAACTACTCGAAGCTAAGGCCGCTCCAGCTGTTGCTGTATTGCGAATAAACTTTAATGCTTCACGTCTATTCACCGTTTTGTTTAGTGCACCTGTATCGATTGCATTTTCATCCTTTGGATCTTCACAAGAACAATTTCCACCACAAGAATCACTGGATTTTTCTGCTTTGTTTTTCAAATAGTTTAATTCATTGGTCGCGCTTGATTCGAAGCCAAAAAATGATCTAAAATTAAATTTTTTCATCATAATTCCTTAGTGATTTTTACCCGTTCTAGGGATTGTCGGACGTCCCTTTGGATGGCGTTGAGTGAAGGATGGACTATGGGGGTTATGACATTCAGTACAGTTCATAACCACGCGTTTTCCATACCACGAATGAAGTCGCTTACCATGTGCTCCTCCTGCCCAATCACGTTCCTGTTCAAAATGGCACTGTGAGCATAATTTATAGGCGTGATTAAAAGAAACTTCATCGCCATTATTGAGTCGTAAGCTATCCATATTTTTAGCATTATGGCATGTTCGACAATCCATTACTGCTTGATTCGCATGCTGCATTTTGATATCTAAATGCATTAAGGCACTACGTTCATTTTGCTGTTGGCGATCGGGAAGTTCATCTTGGTGACAATTTGAACAAGCAAATTGACCTATCTTAGATGTTCTATCGGCAACATAAAATTCCTTATGCCCCACCATCTTAACTAAATGAGATTTAATTCCTTGGAGTTTGTGGGCAACTTCTGGAAGTTTTTTTTGCGATAAGTCAGTTTTTTTCTCTGGTGAACAGGAGAAAATAAGCAGTGATAAGCAAATAAGCTGTAATTTGAGAAAGTTCACTTATCCCTCTTCTGCTCTATCAAATTATTTCTTGAACGAATAAAAACTTCCGGAGTCGTTTTCGGTGTATGGCATTGTACGCAGTTAACGCGCTCTGGGTGAGGACAACGAATTTCGATTAAGGCCGCTGGGCCACTATGACAAGCTTGACAATTCTCTCGTAGTTGAAGACTATGAGGAATCTGAAGAGGCCCACCTGGTAAAGCTGATTGCTTTAATTTTGGTGGATCTATTTTCTCCCATTCACTTCCTTTAAATAAATCATTCGCTTCATTTAAACCGTGACACTGAAGACAGTTTTTGTATTCCGGGTGAGGTGTTACCGGAGTAAAGCTTGAAAACTGCGGAGCATAGCCACCCTTTTCATGACAGACATTACAATTCTGAGTTAACTGCATTTCTTTACTCACTGGGTGGGGTATATGTGGCGGCGCACCTGGGTAAGCTCGACGTTTATAATATTCCTTTATACTCCTCGCTTTTGCTCCACTTGGATTAGTCGCATTCAAGGGTGTCGTAGAACTCACTTTTTGAGCCTGAAACTTGGATTGAGGAATAAGGCCCATTGGAGCTAAGCGCTCTACTTTCACCGTAATGTCTTTTAGCTTGTGTTGTTTTCTTAGATAGTTTCCTACTCCAAAAACAAGGACAAACATCAAAGATAAACTCAAAGCTACTTTGATTAAGCGAACTATGAATTTTTTTTCATTATTCATTTTTCAGCCTCATATTTTTTCGATTCTAACCGAACATTTTTTGTAGTCTGGTTGTTTAGATATTGGGCAATAAGAATCTAGAGTTAGTTCATTGATCAGATAGTTTTCGTCGAAAAATGGGACAAAAACTTGACCGTCAACAGGGCGACCGCGACCATCTATTTTTACTTTAAAATTCATTTTTCCACGACGTGTAACTAAACGAACTTCTTCTCCATCGAGAATATTCATTCGTTTGGCATCATCACGACTCATTTCTACATAAGCTTCCGGAACTGATTTGTGTAAAGTAGGAATGCGGCGCGTCATTGAACCTGAGTGCCAATGCTCTAAAACTCGACCCGTACACAGCCAGAAGGGGTATTCATTATCTGGAACTTCTGGTGCTGGTTGAAAAGGTCTCAGCCAGATATTTGCTTTGTGATCTTTATTTCCATAAAAATCAAAACCACTACCTGGCTTACATGCAGGGTCATAATCTGAATTGAATCGCCATTGAGTCGATTTTCCGTTCACATAAGGCCACATGGCTCCTGCTTGACTTTTTAAGACCTCATAAGGTGCCATTCCATGTTTTGACCCAGCTTGGTGAAGGCAATACTCTTTGTAAATTTCTTCAATATGATTTTCATCATCCCAAGGAAATAAATTATTATAGCCCATGCGACGAGCTACTTCCATGAGCTGTAATGTATCACTCATTGCCTCGCCTGGGGGTTCTACTAATTGATCAAAATGCTGTGTTCTTCTCTCTGAGTTCCCGTACATACCTTCACGCTCAATCCACATAGCTGAAGGTAAAATAACATCGGCAATGTCAGTCGTCGGAGTGGGATAAATATCGGAAACCACAATGAAACGACCTTCTTTCTGACTCGCTTCTCGATAGCGTTTTAACTTCGGCATTGTTACCATGGGATTAGTCACCTGAATCCACATGAAACGTATATCACCACTATCCAATGCTCTAAACATATCTACTGTATGGTAAGTTGGTTTCGATGGAATATGGTCAGGGTCAACTCCCCAAATTTTAGCCGCATGTTCACGGTGTTGCTTATTCATAACCACTCCGTGAGGGAGTTTATGAGTTAGCGTACCCACTTCACGTACTGTACCACAAGCTGATGGTTGACCTGTTAAAGAGAATGGACTATTACCAGGAGTGGAAATTTTTCCTGTGAGTAAATGAAGGTTATAGACGAGATTATTGATCCACGTTCCACGTGTATGTTGATTCATTCCCATACACCAAAGAGACATAACTTTGGTTTTCTTACTACCATATAAATGAGCTAAATAGCGTAGATCATCTGCACTCACACCCGTGTATTTAGCTACCGCTTCAGGAGTATAATCATCTAGAAAATCACGGTAGGCTTCTAAATCAGAGGGCTTCGCTTCATCTGTGAATTTATAGCCATCTTCTAGGCCATAACCAATTGTCGCATGACCCTCAATTTTTGTTTTTCCTGATTTAAAGGAGACGTGCTTATCTAAGAAACTTTTATCAACTTTATCTTCTTTCAATAATTCATGTGCAATGGCATTCGCGATCGCTAAATCAGCTTGAGGAAGGAATAAAATTTGTTTATCTGCCGCTTCACCCGTTCGTGTCGTACGGGTTTCCATAGAAATGATTTTTACTGATGGATCTTTCAATCTTCTATCTAACATGCGACTAAATAATATGGGATGCATCTCTGCCATATTATTGCCCCACAAAATAAATACATTTGCATGATCTATATCATCATAACAGCCCATTGGTTCATCTGCACCGAAGGATGTTAAGAAGCCTGTAACAGCACTTGCCATACAGAGACGTGCATTGGCCTCTAAGTTATTAGTTCCAATACCCGCTTTCATAAATTTCGAGGCTACATAACCATCTGGAATTGTCCATTGACCTGAACCATAAAGTGAAACAGAATCTTTTCCGTGTTGTTTTATAGTTTGTTGCATTTTTAAAGCGACTAAATCTAAAGCTTCTTTTATGGGTACTTCTTCTAATTTACCGTTTTTACGAACCATTGCTTTTTTGAGGCGGTCACTACCGTAAAGTGCCTGAACTGAATGATAACCTTTGACACAGCATAAGCCTTTATTAACTGGAGAAGCGGGATCGCCCTTAACTGCAACCGCTTTGCCATGAGAAATTCCCACCAAAAGACCACAACCCACACCACAAAAACGACAGGGTGTTTTTTTCCATTGAAACTGATCATCTTGATCCATTAATTCTGCGCGTTGCGCAAAGGCCGTCCCTGGTAACATTGCATTAGCGGCTGCTACTGCAGAAGTGTAAGCCATACCCTTTAATAAACGTCTTCTTGATACATTATTATCCATAATATTTGTCCTCAATTTTGCACTTGTCCGAAGGATAAGACAAGGCAATTTATATCTTTTACTTGCTTGATTTTTTCTTGAAGAAGCTTTTCGTGATCCTTATCCTTGGTCTCTGTAAGTAGAATGATAAGTTTCTTGTCATCCGAAAGCGTAACGTCACACTCAGGCATACTAGATAATTTGCTCATGAGGGCCTGTTCT is from Lentisphaera profundi and encodes:
- a CDS encoding tetratricopeptide repeat protein, producing MHEFQDKVKQSKQQLSSIKGFIVALIFFVIIIAIANPLSSWLAERGFKEGKTEYVYLAAGTKRNLLNYETAEELYRRLIKTFPQKNEAAFYQLAFCLDRQAKKKEAIEAYSEYLKYFPSGEFSLKAQEKLKALISKN
- a CDS encoding DUF2490 domain-containing protein, with translation MKRLLLFLSLLFFPFLGKTEDVGYLNWTTFSTKIDDVKLSLFLDNRFRNGVDDHYFRFASIQLAYPIHDNVDIGFNYSRYDLKAIDGEWKDGRRYEFELNPHYTFTNDWKLSLRNRLEFRKIEDKGSDNTRSRHRLKIDIPIKTRWQAFKGFFASNEFYVDYDDSTRWVANDLQPFGLDFQVAENISFSVFYMEEYGRLNGQSSWDSSALIGTSLIINF
- the dsrP gene encoding sulfate reduction electron transfer complex DsrMKJOP subunit DsrP; this translates as MHFLSFIKDSLAAATKGNKNFHLWMGVLSLFMMIGFYAYTVQLDEGLITTGMNDHISWGLYISNFTFLVGLAAAAVMLVMPAYVLHDVDFSKAVLIGEGLAVSALIMCLCFVTVDMGGPQNLWHMMPIVGIFNWPQSMLTWDVIVLNGYLAINVCIPAYILYSKYCGREPNKKIYVPLMYLSVFWAVGIHLVTAFLLAGLPARPFWNSSLLGPRFLASAFAGGPAFMILALGVIRKCTTYDIPAKTFNKMAMIITVAAQINLLMLGSELFKEFYTPTHHSLSAQYLFFGLHGHNALVPWIWTGISLNILATITLTFHKLRRNPVFLYPACLLLFLGIWIEKGMGLIVPGFIPSPLGEIVEYSPSWVELCVTVGIWSLGLFIFTLLVRVAIAVEQGNLRNPQT
- a CDS encoding 4Fe-4S dicluster domain-containing protein encodes the protein MKKFNFRSFFGFESSATNELNYLKNKAEKSSDSCGGNCSCEDPKDENAIDTGALNKTVNRREALKFIRNTATAGAALASSSFSFGKEEKAERAGIKMDEYFKSNYRLMTDKEREASIERLERLSEIDHGVRPEIKGTKAQPNTLYGYAFNISKCQGYGDCIEACVEENNQDRKTNMQYIRMFEMENGHLDLEEGKADYTHMVPAEGHFYLGTQCFQCANPPCTTVCPVQATWQEPDGIVVIDYDWCVGCRYCEAACPYWARRFNWNEPEVPAKEINKEQHYLGNRLRTKGTMEKCTFCISRTREGLQPACAEACPTGARTFGNILDPDSELNYILKNKKVFRLKEDLGTEPKFWYYMD
- a CDS encoding molybdopterin-dependent oxidoreductase, with product MDNNVSRRRLLKGMAYTSAVAAANAMLPGTAFAQRAELMDQDDQFQWKKTPCRFCGVGCGLLVGISHGKAVAVKGDPASPVNKGLCCVKGYHSVQALYGSDRLKKAMVRKNGKLEEVPIKEALDLVALKMQQTIKQHGKDSVSLYGSGQWTIPDGYVASKFMKAGIGTNNLEANARLCMASAVTGFLTSFGADEPMGCYDDIDHANVFILWGNNMAEMHPILFSRMLDRRLKDPSVKIISMETRTTRTGEAADKQILFLPQADLAIANAIAHELLKEDKVDKSFLDKHVSFKSGKTKIEGHATIGYGLEDGYKFTDEAKPSDLEAYRDFLDDYTPEAVAKYTGVSADDLRYLAHLYGSKKTKVMSLWCMGMNQHTRGTWINNLVYNLHLLTGKISTPGNSPFSLTGQPSACGTVREVGTLTHKLPHGVVMNKQHREHAAKIWGVDPDHIPSKPTYHTVDMFRALDSGDIRFMWIQVTNPMVTMPKLKRYREASQKEGRFIVVSDIYPTPTTDIADVILPSAMWIEREGMYGNSERRTQHFDQLVEPPGEAMSDTLQLMEVARRMGYNNLFPWDDENHIEEIYKEYCLHQAGSKHGMAPYEVLKSQAGAMWPYVNGKSTQWRFNSDYDPACKPGSGFDFYGNKDHKANIWLRPFQPAPEVPDNEYPFWLCTGRVLEHWHSGSMTRRIPTLHKSVPEAYVEMSRDDAKRMNILDGEEVRLVTRRGKMNFKVKIDGRGRPVDGQVFVPFFDENYLINELTLDSYCPISKQPDYKKCSVRIEKI